Proteins from one Erysipelothrix larvae genomic window:
- a CDS encoding peptidoglycan DD-metalloendopeptidase family protein — MEYAKENFSASIEMLDLCLKTNGPHVLSCGYGYRKAIASAGTSDGMHPGIDKALSVGTKIYAPFDGEITATRNQPSYGLDVFVYNASLGLTFFAGHLSQQLVKVGQKVSKGDLIAYSGNTGMSTGPHIHAGLYKGRTTSVDRNDSKWVDPVGYVLTSTASAKKSNDEVAKEVWDGKWGNGADRVQRLTAAGYDANAIQAIVNKGVTSTPTSAPKTLTLPASLGSAVPVYSYADGKKVGTINPKKFGGLTYDLVTITGNGDRVIVTRDYGKVRVNPKYGTVK, encoded by the coding sequence ATGGAATACGCTAAAGAAAACTTTTCAGCATCTATTGAGATGCTTGACTTATGCTTAAAAACAAATGGGCCACACGTGTTGTCGTGCGGTTATGGATATCGTAAAGCGATTGCTTCCGCTGGTACATCAGATGGGATGCATCCTGGTATTGATAAGGCTCTGTCTGTCGGTACTAAAATCTATGCTCCATTTGATGGTGAAATTACAGCAACACGCAATCAACCGTCATATGGTCTTGATGTGTTTGTATACAACGCATCATTGGGATTAACGTTCTTTGCAGGACATTTATCACAACAACTCGTTAAGGTTGGCCAAAAGGTTTCTAAAGGTGACCTAATCGCATACTCAGGCAATACTGGTATGTCAACAGGCCCACACATTCATGCAGGTCTTTATAAAGGTCGTACTACTTCAGTAGACCGTAACGATTCTAAATGGGTTGATCCAGTAGGTTATGTTTTGACTTCAACTGCATCTGCTAAAAAATCAAATGATGAAGTTGCTAAAGAAGTATGGGATGGTAAATGGGGTAATGGAGCTGACCGTGTACAACGATTGACTGCTGCTGGTTATGATGCAAATGCGATTCAAGCAATCGTAAATAAAGGAGTTACATCAACACCGACTTCCGCACCTAAAACATTAACACTTCCTGCATCACTTGGAAGCGCTGTGCCTGTGTACAGTTATGCAGATGGGAAAAAAGTGGGAACGATTAATCCTAAGAAATTTGGTGGATTAACTTATGACCTTGTAACAATCACTGGGAATGGTGATCGTGTTATTGTGACACGCGATTATGGTAAAGTGCGTGTGAATCCTAAATACGGCACGGTGAAGTAA
- a CDS encoding phage holin, LLH family codes for MQELLTQLTPLLMGIATIVLGYVATKVKTYVDSKLDIDQQEKIYKFVQSTVLYVEQIGVNLDGKEKLALAKEKVLIWANEKGITISDIELNILIEAFVNGLGGK; via the coding sequence ATGCAAGAATTATTAACACAATTAACACCATTATTAATGGGTATAGCAACAATCGTATTGGGGTATGTGGCAACAAAAGTTAAAACATACGTTGATTCAAAGTTGGATATAGACCAACAAGAGAAAATCTATAAATTCGTTCAATCAACGGTTCTATACGTTGAGCAAATCGGAGTGAACCTTGACGGAAAAGAAAAACTTGCTCTTGCTAAAGAGAAGGTTCTGATTTGGGCAAATGAAAAAGGGATAACTATTAGTGATATTGAATTAAATATATTGATTGAAGCCTTTGTAAATGGCTTGGGAGGAAAATAA
- a CDS encoding Gp37-like protein — MEIIHSVESVTPNGVPELVEKGIIDNLVKYNCIISEGGSYDENDFELVLSKKSWDENTISIGDWIYIPESEWGGKVKCIQSTSDETIKISGPNFRSELSKIIIAPLLRVKELVGSVDIDGFDAYFVLNGEANFVINKILFKLPLIIQSTTGTYQPDTEASKLKNISVNQASSGIDISVSLRFQEFTNAIEKVLLSSNARLDIRHQYINDGYKLIQISAHPIIDYSDDMYLSTDYQSVVTSKIDESMKCDYLIALGKGELEERQIVVLRANYETKQLYEVFTGTESDIKDIVAQNFNHNAVIYDYPSVESIEELITAAKEKFESDYLPSTEINFQINNTSLEFNLGDIVAGEDVVTNAKVKARIIQKELTIEKGKTQFNYKVGDITI, encoded by the coding sequence ATGGAAATAATTCATTCTGTCGAGTCTGTAACTCCGAATGGGGTTCCAGAGTTGGTTGAGAAGGGAATCATCGATAATTTAGTTAAGTACAATTGCATCATTTCTGAAGGTGGTTCATATGATGAAAATGACTTTGAATTAGTGTTATCAAAAAAGTCTTGGGATGAGAATACTATCAGCATTGGTGATTGGATATACATTCCTGAGTCAGAGTGGGGAGGGAAAGTTAAGTGTATCCAATCAACATCTGATGAAACGATTAAGATTAGCGGTCCAAATTTTAGATCAGAATTGAGCAAAATCATCATTGCTCCTTTATTAAGGGTTAAAGAGCTTGTTGGATCAGTAGATATAGATGGTTTTGATGCGTACTTTGTGCTTAATGGAGAAGCCAACTTTGTAATTAATAAAATACTATTTAAGTTGCCTCTGATTATCCAATCAACAACAGGAACATATCAGCCAGATACAGAGGCATCAAAATTGAAGAACATAAGCGTTAATCAGGCTAGTTCAGGCATTGATATATCCGTTTCTTTACGGTTTCAAGAGTTCACAAATGCAATTGAGAAAGTTCTTCTATCAAGCAATGCGAGGCTTGATATCAGACATCAATATATTAATGACGGTTATAAATTGATTCAAATATCAGCACATCCAATCATTGATTATTCCGATGATATGTATCTAAGCACAGACTATCAGTCAGTTGTTACATCGAAAATTGATGAATCAATGAAATGTGATTACTTAATTGCTCTTGGAAAAGGGGAATTAGAAGAACGACAGATTGTAGTCTTAAGAGCCAATTATGAAACCAAACAACTATACGAGGTGTTTACTGGAACGGAAAGCGACATCAAAGATATCGTAGCTCAGAATTTCAACCATAACGCAGTTATTTATGATTATCCGTCTGTAGAGTCGATAGAAGAGTTAATAACTGCTGCTAAGGAAAAGTTTGAATCAGACTATTTACCATCAACAGAAATCAACTTTCAAATTAATAATACTTCATTAGAATTCAATCTTGGTGATATTGTCGCAGGTGAAGATGTTGTGACAAATGCAAAAGTAAAGGCACGAATCATCCAAAAAGAACTAACCATCGAAAAAGGGAAAACTCAATTTAACTACAAGGTAGGTGATATAACAATATGA
- a CDS encoding head-tail adaptor protein gives MYWNETVELGAVTEIEVNGIYKSTAIYREVYCNVLKLSRDEKSQGASIGRAPSHKIEVRSIEYADESKVRFRGHTYDVSTTNDNQKYETVELILIAPTGSDYSG, from the coding sequence ATGTATTGGAATGAAACTGTGGAATTAGGAGCTGTCACTGAAATAGAAGTCAATGGCATATATAAGTCGACAGCGATTTATAGAGAAGTTTATTGCAACGTTCTGAAATTAAGTCGAGACGAGAAAAGTCAGGGTGCATCAATTGGACGTGCTCCATCTCACAAAATCGAAGTGAGATCAATTGAATATGCAGACGAAAGCAAAGTTCGATTCAGGGGCCACACTTATGATGTATCAACAACTAACGACAACCAAAAGTATGAAACGGTAGAACTAATTCTTATTGCGCCAACAGGTAGTGATTACAGTGGCTAA
- a CDS encoding phage major capsid protein, giving the protein MDIKIMNLEQVRARKMEIKSQLESGTLEANDALETEIRSLNDREDEILAAAERRTQLLNDVVVRGGVVAQMQPINTHDNLTQENEETVYRSAFLNNIRGVALSEAEHRAFSTAQESARAVVPTVTQNKIIELLEQSAPLLSEIDLLRVAGGITIPVEEPISEASKHAENATITASEDKVIAVNLFGYEVTKLLKASKSITRMSVDAFEDWLVKNLVRSISRKLKKLILFGSGTGEAKGIDKIVWTADNSVTVASAGTLTANNVLSLVGLLPGAYDAGAKWILSKKTLLNDFLPLQDKAKNDLVQIVNGEYHIQGYPVLMDDDVPRGCAYLGNLYEGYKGNMPEEINVVSDFSLTSNNYEFLGAAMFDGTPALEKAFVKLIKASE; this is encoded by the coding sequence ATGGACATCAAAATTATGAATTTGGAGCAAGTACGCGCTCGAAAAATGGAAATTAAATCACAACTGGAATCAGGAACACTTGAAGCAAACGATGCTCTTGAAACAGAAATTCGGTCATTAAATGATCGTGAAGATGAAATCTTGGCTGCTGCAGAACGTCGCACACAATTGTTAAATGATGTTGTAGTAAGAGGCGGAGTGGTTGCTCAAATGCAACCAATCAATACACACGATAACCTTACACAAGAAAATGAAGAAACTGTATATCGTTCTGCATTTTTAAACAACATTCGTGGGGTAGCTCTAAGCGAGGCTGAACATCGTGCTTTCTCAACAGCACAAGAGAGTGCTAGAGCGGTTGTTCCAACTGTTACACAAAACAAAATTATTGAGCTACTAGAACAATCAGCTCCATTATTGAGCGAAATCGACCTATTGCGCGTTGCTGGAGGTATTACTATTCCTGTAGAAGAGCCAATCTCTGAAGCATCTAAACACGCAGAAAATGCTACCATTACTGCATCAGAAGACAAGGTTATTGCTGTTAACCTCTTCGGTTATGAAGTAACTAAATTATTAAAAGCATCTAAGTCTATCACCAGAATGTCTGTTGATGCGTTTGAAGACTGGTTAGTAAAAAATCTTGTACGCTCAATTTCACGCAAACTAAAAAAACTAATTTTATTTGGAAGTGGAACTGGGGAAGCTAAAGGAATTGACAAGATTGTTTGGACAGCAGATAACTCAGTTACTGTAGCATCTGCAGGAACGCTAACAGCTAATAATGTATTATCTTTGGTTGGATTACTTCCTGGAGCATATGATGCAGGTGCTAAATGGATTCTATCTAAGAAAACATTACTCAATGACTTCTTGCCTCTTCAAGATAAAGCTAAAAATGACCTTGTCCAAATCGTCAATGGAGAGTACCATATTCAAGGTTATCCAGTACTGATGGATGACGATGTGCCACGTGGATGTGCATACCTTGGAAACTTATATGAGGGGTATAAAGGAAATATGCCTGAAGAAATCAATGTTGTTTCCGATTTCTCATTGACATCTAACAATTATGAATTCTTAGGTGCAGCAATGTTTGATGGTACACCAGCGCTTGAAAAAGCATTTGTGAAGTTAATTAAGGCATCAGAATAA
- a CDS encoding HK97 family phage prohead protease: protein MTVGTVSNGNKDSYESMLMDKIARGREFRGAFEVETKGDYIVEGYATTFDKPYVLFEYDGVKYYEVVDRNAFNGADMSDVIFQYDHQGKVYARISNETLSLKVDSHGLYIRADLSKTETSRQMYEEIESGLVTRMSFAFTVSQQEFNRDTRTRTIQSIKKVFDVSAVSIPANPDTEISARSFIDGVIEKEKQELLEQEMKKRKLMLLLEL from the coding sequence ATGACGGTAGGAACAGTAAGCAATGGAAATAAAGATTCCTATGAATCGATGCTTATGGATAAAATCGCACGCGGTCGAGAGTTTCGCGGCGCGTTCGAGGTAGAAACAAAAGGAGATTACATTGTCGAGGGCTATGCAACAACATTCGATAAACCATATGTACTCTTCGAATATGATGGCGTTAAGTATTATGAAGTAGTTGACCGTAACGCATTCAATGGTGCAGACATGAGTGATGTTATTTTTCAATACGATCATCAGGGCAAAGTGTATGCAAGGATATCGAATGAAACACTCTCGTTGAAAGTGGACTCGCACGGATTATATATTCGTGCCGATTTATCAAAAACGGAGACATCACGTCAGATGTACGAAGAAATTGAAAGTGGACTCGTTACAAGAATGAGTTTTGCTTTTACCGTATCACAACAAGAATTTAATCGTGATACAAGAACACGGACGATTCAGTCCATTAAAAAAGTTTTCGATGTGTCCGCTGTGAGTATTCCAGCGAATCCTGACACCGAAATAAGTGCTCGTTCCTTTATTGACGGAGTGATTGAAAAGGAAAAGCAGGAGTTGCTTGAGCAAGAAATGAAAAAACGCAAACTGATGTTGCTATTAGAACTATAA
- a CDS encoding phage portal protein, producing the protein MGFFDFLFKPKEKDLQAVSMGQLLKMLNFESPYFFNRKHSSVYESDLIRSAIHAKAKHTAKLKPLIIGDINKELGLILSTKPNPFQSTYDFLYRLRTLYETDTCVFILPLYRDVEQTVINGLYPLKASMSEIVEYEGALYLRYTFANGQKAAIEYDRVGVIMKMNYASELFGDTNQALDSTLNLIDMQNQAINQSIKSSAAIRFIAALSQPLHEDDLKKERENFSMKNLSAENDTGVMIIDGKYKDVKQLESKQFVIETAQMEYIKNSIFSYFGVNQKILQNDFDENVWNSFYEGEIETFAIQCSLAINNMIFTLSDIKKGSNLYFQSNRLQYASNKTKYEVTSGLFDRGIYGVDDVAEAWGLPITGNNKKYIRKEYAEIGEDGAIKYDRKESEVTK; encoded by the coding sequence GTGGGATTCTTTGATTTTTTATTCAAACCGAAAGAGAAAGATTTACAGGCAGTATCAATGGGCCAATTACTAAAAATGCTCAATTTTGAATCACCTTATTTTTTCAATCGGAAACACTCAAGTGTTTACGAGTCAGATTTGATTCGTTCAGCAATACATGCTAAAGCAAAGCACACTGCAAAGCTTAAACCGTTGATTATTGGGGATATCAATAAAGAATTAGGATTGATACTGTCAACAAAACCAAATCCCTTCCAAAGCACATACGATTTCCTATACCGTTTGAGAACGTTGTATGAAACTGATACATGTGTTTTTATTTTGCCTTTGTATCGTGATGTTGAGCAAACTGTGATTAATGGTTTGTACCCTCTAAAAGCATCAATGAGCGAAATAGTCGAATATGAAGGAGCGCTTTATCTTCGATATACATTTGCAAATGGCCAAAAAGCAGCGATTGAATATGATCGTGTCGGAGTGATCATGAAAATGAATTATGCGAGCGAACTGTTTGGTGATACCAATCAAGCGCTCGATTCGACACTCAACTTAATAGATATGCAAAATCAAGCGATTAATCAGTCAATCAAATCTTCTGCAGCGATACGCTTTATTGCTGCACTTTCACAACCATTGCACGAGGATGATTTAAAAAAGGAACGTGAAAATTTCTCAATGAAGAATCTTTCAGCTGAGAACGACACTGGAGTAATGATTATAGATGGTAAATACAAGGATGTTAAGCAACTTGAATCGAAACAATTTGTAATCGAGACGGCCCAAATGGAGTATATAAAAAACAGTATATTTTCATATTTTGGAGTTAATCAAAAAATACTGCAAAATGATTTTGATGAAAATGTTTGGAATTCATTTTATGAAGGCGAGATAGAGACTTTTGCAATTCAATGTAGTCTAGCAATCAATAACATGATTTTTACCCTTTCCGATATTAAAAAGGGAAGCAATCTTTACTTCCAATCAAATAGGCTTCAATACGCATCCAATAAAACAAAATATGAAGTTACTTCAGGATTGTTTGATCGTGGAATTTATGGTGTTGACGATGTTGCAGAAGCATGGGGATTACCAATCACTGGTAATAACAAGAAGTACATACGGAAAGAATATGCTGAGATTGGTGAAGATGGTGCTATTAAATATGACCGAAAAGAAAGCGAGGTAACCAAATGA